In the genome of Persephonella sp., one region contains:
- a CDS encoding pseudouridine synthase — translation MIRLNRFISQSGMCSRRKADILIKEGRVKVNGKVVTQPGIKIDPERDTVEIDGKLIKPQEKKVYIKVYKPRGYLTQLGKDKFGRKTLSDLMEEAGIKEKVFPAGRLDFDSEGLLILTNDGDFANIIMHPRKKIPKKYIVEVKGRVSSETFNKMKKGKKLNDTFLKPDDIKILKKKKNSTILEITIHTGQKRIIRRFMKSFGHSVLRLIRIEIDGISLDGLKPSQWKYLSQKEIESVVKSAS, via the coding sequence ATGATCAGACTGAACAGGTTTATATCCCAGTCTGGAATGTGTTCAAGGAGAAAAGCTGACATTCTCATTAAGGAAGGCAGAGTTAAGGTTAACGGTAAGGTTGTAACCCAGCCCGGTATAAAGATTGATCCTGAAAGGGATACTGTTGAGATAGACGGAAAACTGATAAAACCTCAGGAAAAAAAGGTTTATATAAAAGTTTATAAACCAAGGGGATACCTTACACAGCTTGGTAAAGATAAATTCGGCAGAAAAACCCTTTCTGATCTGATGGAAGAAGCAGGAATAAAGGAAAAAGTTTTTCCGGCAGGAAGGCTTGACTTTGATAGTGAGGGTCTTCTCATACTGACAAATGACGGGGATTTCGCAAACATAATAATGCACCCAAGAAAAAAAATACCAAAAAAGTATATTGTTGAAGTAAAGGGAAGGGTGAGCAGCGAGACATTTAACAAAATGAAAAAAGGGAAAAAATTAAATGACACCTTTTTGAAACCTGACGATATAAAAATCTTAAAAAAGAAAAAAAATTCAACCATACTTGAGATAACTATCCATACAGGACAGAAAAGGATAATAAGAAGATTTATGAAATCTTTTGGTCATTCTGTTTTAAGGCTGATAAGAATTGAGATAGACGGCATATCATTAGACGGGCTCAAACCTTCCCAGTGGAAGTATCTAAGCC
- a CDS encoding LemA family protein → MLKIIILGVIIGIVFYVISTYNRFMTLKNGAEATLGQVKVALKKRLDMLSQLLDTVKSYANFEKETFERVTQLRSEVLKVKSPKELSEIEKQSRDIMGNILLTVENYPELKTSELATDLTQSIKNIEDEISRHRYTYNNIVQEFNTMRDTVPSNIVANVFNFTGLEYLEFGEEIEKRPDLSWKR, encoded by the coding sequence ATGCTGAAGATAATTATTTTGGGAGTTATAATAGGGATTGTTTTTTATGTTATATCAACATATAACAGGTTTATGACGCTGAAAAATGGTGCAGAGGCAACTCTGGGTCAGGTAAAGGTAGCCCTGAAAAAAAGACTTGATATGCTTTCCCAGCTTCTTGATACAGTCAAAAGCTATGCAAACTTTGAGAAGGAAACATTTGAGAGGGTAACACAGCTAAGGAGCGAGGTTCTTAAAGTTAAATCCCCAAAAGAGTTATCAGAAATAGAAAAACAGTCAAGGGATATAATGGGAAACATTCTTCTTACAGTTGAGAATTATCCTGAGCTGAAAACATCAGAGCTTGCCACAGATCTTACCCAGTCAATAAAAAACATAGAAGATGAGATATCAAGACACAGATACACTTACAACAACATAGTTCAGGAGTTTAACACAATGAGGGATACTGTGCCCTCCAACATTGTGGCAAATGTTTTTAATTTTACAGGACTGGAATACCTTGAGTTTGGTGAAGAGATTGAAAAAAGACCTGACCTTAGCTGGAAAAGATGA